The DNA region GGCCGATCGTCACGCCCTCGGCCCGCGCGGTCGCGTCGAGGTCCGCCGTGGTGATCGCGTAGCCGTCGGGCAGTTCGCCGGTCTCGGGCTGCAGGTGGCGGCCGACGTCGAGCAGCACTCCGCGCGAGACGATGACGGATGCCGCGTGCTCGATGCCCGTGACGAGGTCCCCCTCGCTGGTGACCACGTCGCCGGCCCGGCGACCGTTCCAGGCCATGCCGTGATCGAAGATGTGGCCGAGGCCGTCCCACTGCGTGGAGCACTGCAGGGGCATGGAGATGACGTCGTCCGCTCCGCCGATGCCGTGCGGGAAACCCTGGTTGCCGCGTTCGGCGTCGACGCCGGTGTCGGTCATCGTGTGCACCGGATTGGTCCGGCGGCGCCACCCCTTCTGCGGCCCGTTCGTGTCGAAGGACTGCGACAGCGAGACGACCGCACCCTCACGCACGAGCGCGGCCGCCTCGATCCGCTTGGCGGAGTCGATCAGATTGAGGGTGCCGAGCACGTCGTCTGGTCCCCATCTCCCCCAGTTGCGGTACGCCTCGGCGCGCGCGGCGATCTCGGCCTCGGGATTCGTGCGGTCGAGGTCGGCAGGGTCGTCGGACGGCGTCATCACAGGCTCGTTTCCCGGGTGGACACGCCGGCGCCCGATCGAGGGGCGACGCACCGCACGGCCTGCGTGCCGAGGCCCTCGATGCTGCCGGTCATGACGTCGCCGTCGCGCAGGAACCGCCTCCAGTGCTGACCGTTGCCGGCCGGACTGCCGGTCAGCAGGATGTCGCCGGGCAGCAGCGGCATCGTCTGCGACGCTCCCGAGATGAGGGCGGGGATGTCGAAGAGCAGGTCGCTGGTGGAGCCGTCCTGCATGACCTGCCCGTTCAGCTCGAGGCGCAGGTTCACCTCGCCGGCGCGCACGAACGGCGCGGGCACCAGGAACGGTCCGGTCGGAAGGAACCCCGGGGCGTTCTTGGACCGGTACCAGTCCGTGCCGATCTCCTTCATGTCCTTGCGGAAGACGAGGTCGCGCGTGGTGATGTCGTTGACGATCGTGTAGCCGGCGACGTGATCCAGCGCCTCCTCCCGCGAGACCCGGAACGCCTCGCGACCGATCACCACTGCCAGCTCGAGCTCCCAATCGTGCTGATCGCTGTACGCCGGAAGCACCAGCGGCACGTCGTCCCCGACGACGCAGGCCTGCAGGCCGATGAAGAAGTACGGCTCGCCCCCGGCGGCCCGCTCGTCCATCATGGTGGCGGCGAACTCGCGCGCCTGCTCCGGCGTACGATCGCTGTTCTGGGTGAGGCCCGCGGCCACCAGTTCGATCACGTGCTGGCGGTAGTTCGCACCCGCCTGGAGCACCTGGCGCGGCTCGACCGGAGCGGTCAGGACCACCTCGGCCACCGGCATCCAGGATCCGTCCGATGATGCCAGCGCACTCAGGCGGTCCCAGTCCGGCTCGGCGAGGAACGCGTTGAGGTCGGCGGCGCCGAGCTCAACGGCGGTGAGGCGACGGATGCGGTCACCGGCGACCAGACCGAGGGCGACACCGTCGGCGTCTCGGAAGCGGCCGAGCGCGAACGGGGCGTGGAGTCGGTCGGTCGTCGTCATCGTGTGGTTCCGTTCATCGCTCATCGTCGTGCGAGTGGTGGCTCGTGGGCGGCCCGGCATTCACGGCGCGCCGCCCACGAAGTCTGTCAGCCCTGACCGTGCTTGGCGTAGGGGTTGAACAGCGCCGCCTTGATCTCGTCCGGCACCCCCTCCTCCGTCGCACTCGGGCCGTCCGCGGCAGGGAAGGACTCTGTCATGGACATCGGCATGGCCCCGTTGCGGTAGAAGTTGTTCGATCCCTGGGACGGGCGCCAGGTGTTCGGTTCCCAGTCCGGCACGTAGTTGCGGTAGCCGCCGGTGTTCAGCTCGATGCGCAAGCCGGAGGGTTCCCGGTAGTAGAGGAAGTTCTGCTCGCCGATGCCGTGGATGGACGGGCCGTACTCGATGGGATAGCCGTTCTCCATCAGGACGTCTGCGGCGATGAGAAGCTCTTCGCGGGTGTCGACCCAGAACGCGTAGTGGTTGATGCGCCCGGCGCGGGTCGATCCGTCCCGCACGACACCGAGGTCGTGGGACTTCTCGTTGGTGGTCAGCACCGAGAACACCGAGACGGGGGCCTCATCCAGGACCGTCCTGGCCATCACGCGGAAGCCCAGCACCTCGCTGTACCAGGCCGCGAACGCGTCGACATCGCTGGTCGCGATCGTGACGTGGTCCAGCTGGCGCGGGGCTCCTGCGACCTTGCTGCGCCGGGTGGGGCGGTCGGGATAGATCGAGGCGTTCGACCCGTCGGTGACGTGGACGCGCTCCACGTCCCAGTGCAGCGTGAGGGTGTGGCCCCACGGGCCGGTGAAGCGGTAGGCGCGGCCGATTGCCGGTCCCTCGAACCACTCGCCCTCGATGCCTGCCGCCTGAACACGCTTGGCCGCCTCCTCCAACGCCTCGGGGCTGGTCGTGCGCCATGCCGCCGTCACCAGCGACGGCCCGTCGCCCGGTGCGACCACGACGGAGTACTTGTAATAGTCCCCCCAGCAGCGCAGATACACCTTGCCGTCGATCCGGTCGACCTCGGTGAGCCCGACCTGGTTGACGTAGAAGTCGACGGAGACCTCGACATCGGCCGCCGTGATCTCGACATAGGAGAGGTGGGAGAGCAGCTTGATCATCTTCGATCCCTTCGGAGTAAACGCGTGCGGGTGGTTCCGGAACCACTTTCGCCTCCGCCGGGCATATCAGGGAATCCCATATCGCCTATGACCAGAATCACCGACATCTATGTCAGCGCGCTGCGATCCGGTCGGCCAGAGCGGTGTCCGCCACGAGTTCGTCGAGGTCGGCCGGCCGCCGGTGGTGATCCAGCGCGTCCAGCGCGCGCCGCACGGCGAGGCGCTCGGACGATTCGAATCGCGCGGGGGCGATCAGCCGCCCCGCATCGGTGATCCTGGCCACCGTTGTCCGCCCGTCCACCACCTGCACCTCGGTGGCCGCTTCCGCCAGGGCGTGCGCGCGGATCCACCTCCTCGCGCCGGCGGAGCCCACAACCGTGAGCGATGCGGTGATCCCGGCACTGGTCTCCAGCAGCGCCAACGCGCCGTCGGCCGCGGCGAGCCGGAGGGGCGCCCCGCTCAGCACCCGCAGCCATCCCATCGCGTCCCGCAGCAGGCAGCGCAGCTGCGCCGCCGGCGCGGCCCCGTCGGCGACGACCGTGCGGGGCGGGTCGGATCCGGCATCTCGGGCGTCGCCTGCTGCATCGGCCCGCAGCAGGGGGCGCTCGACCACCACGGGGATGCCGGCGCTCACGAGCAGATGGATGTCCGCCGCCGGAGCGAACGCGGGGTCGGCGACCACCAGAGCGCGCGCCCCCGCAGCGGTCGCCGCGAGTCCGGCCTCGACCCACCCCGGGTCCCCGGGCAGCACCACCACCGCCCCGTCCGCGCGGTCGACCAGTCGTGTCCGCCGTGGGAGTTCGGCCAGCGCCACCCGATACGCCCCTGCGGGCGCGAGGACGCCGATCATGGTCCACCTCCGGAGCGGATGCGCGCGGCCGCCGCCTCGGCCAGCGTCAGTGCATAGCGAGAGTCATCGAGCAGCTCGTCGTACTCGACGACGCTCGTGCCGTTCAGCAGGTCGGCGAGCGCGCCCCACTCGGCCACGTACCCGTCGGGGCCGGCGGGCGGATAGGTCGTCACCCTGCCGGACGGCGCCGTCACCCGCACCGTCGCGCTGCCGGCGTGGACGAAGGCGGGCGGGAACGACACCTCCACCAGGTCGGTATCGGTGGTGATGTCCAGGCGCCACACCGCGTCAGCGCCCGACGGCAGCATGACCGTCGTGAGTCGCACGGGGATGCCCGACGCACGGTAGCCGACGGCGTAGCCGATCGGAGCGATCGCGCGCGCGAAGACGACCCTCTCGAACACGGGGGCGAGATCGCGCAGTATCGGTAGATCGTGCACCGCCAGGCCCGTGATCAGCGCGCGCACGACGGATGCCGCGACGCCGGCCTCAGACAGGTCGGGGGCGCCACGGGCCGGGACCGAGGCCGGCGCCGAGGCGTTCGTGACCACGTCGTGGTAGCGGCCGTTGGGCGGCAGCGCCAGGGTCACGGAGACGGCTCGAACCGGGCGACCACCGGCGAGGAGATGGTGCTTCGCCCGGCCCCACGCCGGGTCGTACAGGTGGTTGGTGCCGATCAGCAGAGCCGTTCCCGCCTCGCGGCACGCGGCGATCACCGTCGCGGCATCGTCCGGGGTCGTCGCGAGGGGCTTCTCGCACAGCACGGCGGGCTTTCCGGCCGCCACACTCGCCAGGATCTGCACCGCGTGCTCGGCGGGCGGACTGCACAGCACCACGACCGACACCCGGGGATCGGCCAGCAGCTCCGCGGTCCCCGCAGACCAGCGAGCGCCGATCGGAGACGCGAGCTGCTCGGCGCGACCGCTGCCGGCATCCGAGATGTGCACGACGGAGAAGTCCTCGGGCATGCGGGCGATCGTGGGCAGGTGCAGCGCGGCCGCGCCGGGGCCGGCTCCGACGATCCCGACACCGTGCGACATGGTGGTCCCTTCGTGACAACGCGAGCCCCCTGCGGTCCCTCACGCTTTTGCATGAAGTGTACATAAGCCGTTCGGAACCTGACTATAGGGCTTGCAATATGGTCTGAAGACCAACGATGTTGTGCGAAAATCGCACCATGGCGACAGAGTCCACCCTGCGTTTCGGCGCTCAGACCGACGAGGTGACGAGCCTGCTGCGCATCGTCAACATGGTGCGCGCGGGCGACGCGGCAACCCGACCCGAGATCGGACGCGTGACCGGGCTCGGTCGCGGCGTCGTGACGCAGCGCGTGGAGCAGGCGATCGGCATCGGCTACCTCGAGGACGGCGAGTTCGGCCCCTCCTCGGGCGGTCGGGCGCCGCGCACGCTGCGGTTCCGCAGCGGTCGCGGCCGGATCATCGTGTGCGCGCTCGGTGCGCTGCACATCCACGTCGGCGTCGCGATGCTCGAGGGCGACATCCTCGAAGAGACGCACCGGGCGTGGGACATCTCGCGCGGACCCGCCGAGACGCTGGACACCGCGATGGCCATGATCGACGAGGTCCTCGCCCGCACGCCCGATGTTCCGATCTGGGGCATCTCGGTCGGCATCCCCGGTCCGGTGGACTTCGCCTCCGGGCGGCCCGTCGCACCGCCGATCATGCCGGGCTGGAACGGCTTCGACATCCGCCGCCGGTTCGAGCAGCGCTACGACGCGCCGGTCTGGGTCGACAACGACGTGAACCTGCTCGCGCTCAACGAGCGGACGCGGCGGCCCGACGAGCACGTGAACCTGATCTACTGCAAGGTCGGCTCCGGAATCGGCGCCGGTCTGCTCTCGCAGGGCCGCATCCACCGGGGTGCCAACGGGGCAGCCGGCGACATCGGGCACGTCCGCGTCGCCGGATCGGATGCGCTGTGCCGGTGCGGCAAGATCGGCTGCCTGGAGGCTGTCGCCGGAGGCTGGGCGCTCGTGCGCGACGCGGAGGTCGCGATCGCCGATGGCGCAACCGGCGCGCTCGCGCAGCGCACGCGGGAGGGCGAGCCGCTCACCCCGGAGGCGATCGCGCGTGCAGCCGAGGACGGCGACGCGCTCGCGATCTCGCTGATCCAGCGCTGTGCGCGCGTGGTGGGCGAGTCCATCGCGGCGCTGGTGAACATGTTCAACCCCGGGACGATCGTGATCGGCGGCGCGGTCGTGGGAGCCGGCGAGGTCTTCCTCGCCGAGGTGCGCCAGCGGGTGTACGAGCTGTCACTTCCCCTCGCGACCCGAGACCTGAACATCGTGCAGTCGCAGAACGACGTGCGTGAGCCCTTGCGCGGCGGCGCCGAGATGGTGCGCGAGCAGCTGTTCGATGTCACCTTCCCGCGCTGGTTCGCCGATGGCCGCCCGACGGTCGCGGGGGTCCGCGCGGGCGCCTGATACTTCTTCTCTTTTCCGACAAAAGGGGGTAGGTTGTCGTCCTAAGCCGGTCGTCGGTCCGGTGAACGAGACACGAGGACGTGCCCGCGATGACCCTCTCCGCCCTGCGCGATGACGCCCTGCGATCGACCGACGACGGTTTCGTCCTCCTCCTCGGCCTTCCCTGGATCCGCTCGCTCCCGATCGCCTCCCTCGCCGGCCTCGCCCTGTCGATCGACGGCCACCAGGTCCAGCCGCTGCTCGTCGAGTGCGGGGGGCGCCGCGTCGCGCCCACCGCACTCCCCGACCAGACCGGGTGGTGGTTCCTCCAGGACCGTCTCGCCCTGCGCGGGCCTGCGGACCTCGCGCCCGGCGCGCACGAGGTCGAGGTGTCCTTCTGCCTGGTCATCCCGTATCTGCAGACCAGACCGGACGGACCGCTCACGCTGCCGTTCCAGATCGGACGCTCTCTCACCCTGGATGCCGCGACACCGGTGCGCGCGGCAGTGACGCTCCAGGAGCGCGTCGCAACCGAGACCGCACACGACCACGACCCGCTGCCCGCGAACTGGACGCTCGCGGCATCCGCGTTCAACTGGACGCCCGAGGTGATCCGCGCTGAGCGAGCCGCGCACGACATCGCCCTGGGCATCGTCGCGGACGGCGTGGCATCGGTGATCGAGCTCGAGCCCGGCCAGTTGTGGCGATCGTTCCCCACGGCCTCGGATACCGACGCCGACGCGCTGCGCGCCGGGCTCGACGCGGTCGGGGCAAGCGTGAGCATCGTCGGCGCGAGCCTGGACGACTGGTTCAGCCCGACGCAGCGGCGCACCGACGCCGAGCGCCTCGCCTTCCTCCTCCCGCAGCTGCGCGCCGCGCAGCGCGTCGGCGCCGTGGGCGTGCGGCTGCCCATCGGGCAGGCCGGCGAACCACTGCTGCGCCGGCTGCTGCCGCTGCTGCACGACCTCGACCTGGTGCTGTTCGAGGAGATCCAGGGTCAGCAGACACCGGATTCGACCGCGGCGCGGGACGCGATCGAGGCGATCGCCGCCGTCGACGACCCGCACCTGCGGCTTCTGCTGGACATCAGCATGCTGATGCCGTCGCTGCCGCCGAGCTACCTCGCGCTGCTGCGCGCAGGCGGCGTGCCCGAGACGCTGCTGCAGAGACTCGCCACCGACTGGCGGGACCCTGCGACCAACGGTGCGGTCATCGATGTGCTCCGCTCTGGCGGCGTGCCCGCACGGGTGCACACCGCGTTCATGAACCTGCTCGTGCGATTCGGAAGGTCGGATGCCGCCGACCTGCGCGACATCCTTCCGCTCGTCGGCGCCGTGCATCTGAAGTTCTGGGACCTGGAGGATGCCGACGCCCGAGTGTCGCGGCCGATCAGCGAACTTGCCACCGAACTGGCCGCCACCGGCTTCGCGGGCACACTGTGCAGCGAGTGGGGCGGCCACGAGTGGCTCGACGACGATGCCGCAGACATGACGCGGCGGCACCTCCGACTCGCGCGGAGCGCTCTGCGCGCCGGCGCCGGGGTGCACGCGCGGACGAAGGAATCTTCCCGAGAACAGGAGCAGCCATGGACGATGTCCTCGACGTCCTGATCCTCTCGGGTCACATGACCCGAGAGCACGACAACGAGCACCGCAGCTTCCGCGCCCACAACCAGTGGATCACCACGCTGCTGGAGGACACCGGTCGCTTCCCGTCCAGGAGGATGACTGGGGCTATCCGGACGAGTACAACACCATGCGAGGAGCCAAGCTCAGTGTGCCGACCGGCATCCGTCCCCGCCCCTGGGGAGAGGCCCTGCTGAAGGTCGCCGAACCGGCCACCCGATCACCGCCGGCATCGGCAAGCCCTGGATCAACGAGTACGGCGCCGGCCGGTCGTTCACCATCACGATCGGCCACGACATCGACACGTTCCGTCGCATCGAGTTCATCCGCATGTTCCCGCGCGGCGTCGAGTGGGCCGCCACGGGCGAGGTCGCGCTCGAGGGTCCGGACCGCAGCGGCGAGCGCCGGTTGCTCCCCTGGCCGTACTACAACCGCGGGCGCTGAGCGGCGTCGGTCACTGCGCCGCGAGCACACGGGTTCGCGCCGAGTGCACGGCCTGGTGGCGCGGGGATGCCGTGCGCTCGGCGGCAGGTCGTGCGCTCGGGCACGTGCGTCCCACGTCAGCCGGCGCGGGGCCGCTCAGGCCAGCACGACCTCGCGCTGCACCGGGACGCGGTTGGTGACGTAGCGGCCGGGGCCGCCGTCCGCGCCGGGCATGATCTGCATGTACAGCAGCCGCATCGTCAGCACGACCTCGACGGTCAGCTTCTCACCCGCCTGGGGCGCATGATCGAGCGGAATGACCACCTCGGGCTTGTCGGCGACGAACCAGAGCGTGTCCCACTGCTCGGGCAGCTCGTCGATGCGGTAGCTCCTGCCGTTCAGTTCGAAACGCAGGTCGTCCCTGGGCACCGCGATCCCGTTGACCGAGGCCGCGACGTCGTCGACGGCCGACAGCCACAGGCTGCGGTACCAGGGCAGCTGCACGGATACGGCGATGCCGTCGTCGCGGCGATGGACGTCCTGCTCGGAGAAGAGGGAATTGTGGGTGGCCATGATGTGTCCTCGTTCGGCGCTGGATCAGTAAAGGATGTCGGTGAAACGTGTCGTGGGCAGCTGAGCGCGGCCTCAGGCCGGCAGTCGCTCGGCGACGGTGTCCTCGATCGCGCGCCGCATGAGCGCGTGCTGCTTCTTGACCAGATCGATCGGATCGGACTCCCCGAGGTCGGAGAACGCATGACCCTCCCACTCGCTGGACAGATAGCCCTGATAGCCGCCCTCGACGAACTGGCGGACGATCCGGGGGATGTCCATGGCCGGTTCGTTCCCGTCGTCGTCGATGTCGTAGAACTTGGCGTGCACGTGGAAGATCTGCGGCATGATGTCGAGCCACTCCTCAGGCGGCACCAGCCCGTGCATGTTGAACGCCAGCCGGGTGAACGGGCCGAACCGCAGGGGGTCGACGCCCTCGCCGGTGAGGTAGTCCTCGAACTTCTGGTTGCGCACGTGCATGGGCGTCGGCTCATGCCAGATCTCGTCCATCACGGGGAAATGCTTCTCGTCCATGCCCATCTGGCGCAGCGTCCGCAGCAGCGTCGGGGACAGGCTGTGCATCGTCGAGGAGAAGTCGGCGGTGAAGCCGAGGCGGTCGGACTGCAGCTCGTCGTACATCTCCCGCATCTGCAGGACCTGCGGGTCGTTCGGCCCCGATGGGGCGTGGATCTCGTAGCCGAGCTTCTGGTCGTACTTCTCGGCGAGCGGCAGCAGCCCGCGCAGCAGCTCTTTGCCGTGCGAGCGGATGACGACCTTCGTGAAGCCGAGGGTGTGCGCGGTCTCGAGCTGTCGCGCGAGGAAATCGTGCTCCTCGTCGGGGGTCATGTCGCGGTCCTTGCGGCGCCCCATGTCGAGGTTGGTTCCGATCGCACTCGGCTCGAGTCCGTAGCGGTCCATGCTGTCGCGCCAGATGCGGACGAACTCCTCGTCCACATTGGGATAGGTGCGCAGCATCTGGGCGATGTTGAACTCGATGCCCGGACCGAGCCCGTGATCGGCGGCCGCCTTGATGAGCGTCTCGGGCGTGTACAGCCCTGCCGCGAACTCGGAGGTGAGCGAATAGAGGGTGATCCCGAGCTTGATCCCGGTGCCGGCGATGCCGTCAGTCATGGTTGTCCCTGGCCTGAGTGTCGATGTGCGTTCGGAGGTGGTGCGGGAGGGTCAGCCGCGGACCGGCTGGGCGAGGTGGGTCTGCAGCAGGCTCCGGGCTTCCCCGGCATCCGTGATCATGCGTGAGCCGGCGTCGGCGGCGGCGGAGCGCTGTAGGGCCTGCTCGCCGGCGATGATCTCGAACGGGCTCTGCCAGTGGTTCCAGTGCCAGCCCTCGTACTCGCTGGAGATCGCCCCCGAGTAGCCGTTCTCCACGAGCAGCCGGATCAGGTCGCGCACCGGGACCGACGGTTCTTCGCCGTTCTCGTCGATGCCGAAGAACTTTCCGTGAACGTGACGGATCCAGGGCATGATCTCGAGCCAGTCCGCCACCCTGGCCGAGCCGAACAGGCCGGTGCCGTTGATGCCGAAGTCGATGCCGAGGTCGGGGCGGCCATTCTGCGCGGCCAGTGCGATGAAGCGGCCGAACCGCTGACCGTGGTCGGCCTGATCGACCGGCGGCCCCTGCTGGTAGAACTCGTCCCACAGCCCGGTGACCTGCGCGAGCAGCTCTTCGGAAGCGCCGCGGCGTCGGTACGCCTCGATCAGGGAGGGCGCGAAGCCGCTGACGGTGGCGCCCCAGTCCATGGTGAACCCCAGGAACGGCGAGCGGACCTGCGCGAACCGGTCGCGCAGCGCCAGGATGCGCGGATGCGACGCGTACTGGTCGGCGTGCACCTCGAGCGCCAGAGTGACCCCGTGCTGCTCGGCGATCGGCGCGAGGGCCTCCATCGAGTCCGGGGTGATCGAGATCTGCACCCGCGCGATGGGGAAGCCGAGCTTCGCTGCCGCCTGGATCTGCAGCGTCATGTAGTCGATCAGCTCGTCCTGCGTGAGCAGTCGGTCACGGTGGATGCCGATGTCGGCGTTCACGGCGAGCGACGTCGTCACCAGCCCCACCTCTTCGACCAGGTCGCGGAACCAGCCCGCGAACGAGTCCTCGATCACCGGGAACCCGCGGAAACTGGAGAACCCGATGACCTCCAGTCCTGGTCCGTACCCGTCTGCCGCCACCTTGCGGATGAGGCCTTCGAGGTCGTACTCGCGGCCGTGGAAGGCGCGCGTGAAGCTGTACAGGGTGACGCCCTGGATGGGCGTGCCGAGTTCTCCGGCGTACCGGTCCACCGCGGTCATGCCGCCACCGCCTTCATGGTCTTGATGTCGTGCTCTTCGATGTGAAGCGTCTCGGTGTCCGAGATGATGATGTACGGGATGAAGAGCGTGAGATCCACGCGCACCTCGTGCTCTCGCCCGGGCGAGACCGGCAGTTCCCCCGAGAGCACGGCGGAGTCCGTGGGAAACCACCACGCCCCCGTCTCGTCGGCGAGCTCGGAGAAGTCGAACTCGCGGCCGTTCATCCTCCAGCGCAGCGACTCTGCCGGAGCCTCCACGCCGTCGATGGTCAGCTTCGCCCCGGCGATACAGGATCCCGGCAGCGCGCGGTACCAGGGCAGGCGCACCTCGACCGCGGTGCGCCTGCCCGTGGTCGTGAGCGTTCCCTGCTCGATGATGCGATCCGGGATCACGAGAACCTCCAGGCTCTTGGCCGACACGTTCGGCCGGACATCTTTGTCATTGTTTCCACAGTCTATTGTCGGATTCCGACATAAGCAAGACCTGTCTCACCGGCTCGCCAGGTCCTCGGCGATCGCACGCGCACCGTGCACGGCCAGGGCCACTCCGGTCAGCGTCGGGTTGCACGCCGTCGCGGTGGGGATGACGCCGTTGCCGGCGACGAACAGACCCGGCACGTCCCACACCTCACCCCGGGGCGAGCAGACGCTGGCACCGTCGTCGGCGGCACCCAGGCGGGTGGTGCCCTGGTAGTGCAGCGAGGCGCCGAGGGGCATCACGAAGGGGCGCTCGTCCAAGGGCTCGCCCACGGCCGCGCCGAGGCGCACGATCTCCGCCGTGCCGCGCGCGATCACCTCGTGGTCGCGGGGCGTCAGGCGATAGTGCACGGTCATCGCCGGCATCCCGTATCCGTCCACCTCGTGGTCGGAGAACTCGATGCGGTCCGACGCCTGCAGGTCCTTGGCACAGAACAGGCCCAGCCCCACAATGGACCCGGGCGCGGCCGGGTCGTCCTCGGCGAGCTTCACGGGCGAGGCATCCAGCTGCATCACCTGCCCGTGGAAGGGCATCTCGTCGGTGAAGGGCACCCACGTCACACCGCTGTACTCGCTCAACCCCGTGGCGGCGGGGCCATCGCCGCCGTCGGTCGCCTCGAGGTCGCGGATCCGCACGGCGAACACGATCTGGACCTGGTCGTTGAGGTAGCGGCCGAGGGCATCGGGGCGGACGCCGGATGCCCACAGCAGCTGCGGCGTGCGCAGCGCGTCCGCCGCTACCACGACGAATTCCGCGCGGACTTCACAGCTCTCGCCCGTGCGCAGATCGGTGACGGCGATGCCCGCCGCGCGGCCGTCCTCGACCAGCACCCGCGTGACGAGCGACTCGTCGAAGAGCGTGAAGCGGGGGTTGGTGCGGGTGACCTCGCCGAAGACGACATCCGAGCCCGACCACACGAGGTTGCCGTCCTCCCGGCGGTGCACCGCGAGCGGCATCCGCTGCACGCGGGTCCGCGCGATCCTGCCGGCATCCTCGGCCGCGGCGAGGCGGCCGCGCACCAACGGCGCGTACGGCGAGCTGTCGAACGCGTCGGCCGTCACGCCCAGGAGCCGCTCCGCCTCGGTGAGCAGCTCATCGAAGCCGCCGTCGGCGTCCAGGATCGCGATCCGCTCGCTGTCATTGGGTCGCGGGCACGCGCCGGTCCAGTGTGCAGCCATCCCACCGACATTGCTGGACATCGCCGCGGCGGGGAGCCCGTCCTCGCCCTCGACCTGGTAGCCGCTCTCCAGCAGGAATGTGCCCGGACGCGCGCGGCGCTGCGTGGTCTTGACGATGCCGCCGGCGCGATCCGGGCTCTCCTGTGCGTGCGGACCCTCCGATCGCGTCTGCGCGGCGGCGCGCGCAACGGGGTCGGCGATGTTCTTCACGTGCGCGCCCGGAGGGTCGGTGACGGTCGGGCCCACCTCGAACAGCGCGATCCTCGCCTGCGGCGCGCGCTCGCTGAGGATGCGGGCGTAGGTCGCCCCGGCGGGCCCGCTGCCGACGATCGCGACGTCCACGGCGTCGGGATAGTCGCGTGCGCTCATGCGCCGGCCGCCACGTCGCGGATGTAGCGGACCGACTCCGCGGAGGCGGACTGCGGGTAGTACTCCAGTCCGATCGGGCCGTCGTAGCCCGAGCCACGGAGCACGGCCAGCGTGGTCGGCCAGTCCAGGTCGCCGGTGCCGGGCTCGCCTCGGCCCGGCGCGTCCGCCAGCTGGACGTACTTGATGATCGAGCCCGCGTTCGTCAGCTCGGTCTCGATGTCCTCCCCTTCGACGGCGGAGTGGTAGATGTCATAGAGCACCCCGAAGTTCGGGGAGTCCACGCCGCGCGCCACGTAGACCGCTTCTGCCGTGCGGTCCAGGAGCGAACCCGGATGGTCGACGCGCACGTTGACGGGTTCGAGGACCAGCGTGACGCCGGATCCATCGATCTGGGCGATGGCCTTCTGGTAGATCTCGATCAGCTTGTCGAGCTGAATCTGACGCTTCCAGCCGCCGAACCCGGTTCCGCTCCCGACCACCAGCCGCGGAGTTCCCAGGAAGTGTGCGATCTGGACGCCCTCATCGAGCTTGCGGTAGAACTCGGAGTGATCCCAGGGCGGGATCATGAACTGCGTGCGCGGCTCGGACAGCTGCGCGGTCAGCTGAGTGCCGGTCTCCTC from Microbacterium sp. zg-B185 includes:
- a CDS encoding GMC oxidoreductase, which produces MSARDYPDAVDVAIVGSGPAGATYARILSERAPQARIALFEVGPTVTDPPGAHVKNIADPVARAAAQTRSEGPHAQESPDRAGGIVKTTQRRARPGTFLLESGYQVEGEDGLPAAAMSSNVGGMAAHWTGACPRPNDSERIAILDADGGFDELLTEAERLLGVTADAFDSSPYAPLVRGRLAAAEDAGRIARTRVQRMPLAVHRREDGNLVWSGSDVVFGEVTRTNPRFTLFDESLVTRVLVEDGRAAGIAVTDLRTGESCEVRAEFVVVAADALRTPQLLWASGVRPDALGRYLNDQVQIVFAVRIRDLEATDGGDGPAATGLSEYSGVTWVPFTDEMPFHGQVMQLDASPVKLAEDDPAAPGSIVGLGLFCAKDLQASDRIEFSDHEVDGYGMPAMTVHYRLTPRDHEVIARGTAEIVRLGAAVGEPLDERPFVMPLGASLHYQGTTRLGAADDGASVCSPRGEVWDVPGLFVAGNGVIPTATACNPTLTGVALAVHGARAIAEDLASR
- a CDS encoding sugar phosphate isomerase/epimerase, encoding MTYQLAPNIELLFTEAGDYHDRVRAAAADGFTAVEMWGPTGVDAPATPKDLPAVKAALEETGTQLTAQLSEPRTQFMIPPWDHSEFYRKLDEGVQIAHFLGTPRLVVGSGTGFGGWKRQIQLDKLIEIYQKAIAQIDGSGVTLVLEPVNVRVDHPGSLLDRTAEAVYVARGVDSPNFGVLYDIYHSAVEGEDIETELTNAGSIIKYVQLADAPGRGEPGTGDLDWPTTLAVLRGSGYDGPIGLEYYPQSASAESVRYIRDVAAGA
- a CDS encoding DUF6379 domain-containing protein: MSAKSLEVLVIPDRIIEQGTLTTTGRRTAVEVRLPWYRALPGSCIAGAKLTIDGVEAPAESLRWRMNGREFDFSELADETGAWWFPTDSAVLSGELPVSPGREHEVRVDLTLFIPYIIISDTETLHIEEHDIKTMKAVAA
- a CDS encoding sugar phosphate isomerase/epimerase, which produces MTAVDRYAGELGTPIQGVTLYSFTRAFHGREYDLEGLIRKVAADGYGPGLEVIGFSSFRGFPVIEDSFAGWFRDLVEEVGLVTTSLAVNADIGIHRDRLLTQDELIDYMTLQIQAAAKLGFPIARVQISITPDSMEALAPIAEQHGVTLALEVHADQYASHPRILALRDRFAQVRSPFLGFTMDWGATVSGFAPSLIEAYRRRGASEELLAQVTGLWDEFYQQGPPVDQADHGQRFGRFIALAAQNGRPDLGIDFGINGTGLFGSARVADWLEIMPWIRHVHGKFFGIDENGEEPSVPVRDLIRLLVENGYSGAISSEYEGWHWNHWQSPFEIIAGEQALQRSAAADAGSRMITDAGEARSLLQTHLAQPVRG